One region of Hydrogenobaculum sp. Y04AAS1 genomic DNA includes:
- a CDS encoding APC family permease has translation MRIVAVSLAVLFVSLVLFFLTRKREYLYYTKKGKLWLGFAGVAVITMMDELTSIFYAPGEAFRFIGYKSITYLSLTSLLIFLYSLTMTEIAEILENNKIKGGGVYSFSYFVFGATASFIAAGSIIVDYVNTAVISSISAVENLNFFFHWPLIFKLGLELLIIWLIAGLNLVGARENAKVTYVLFGITAYVLSILAFLGISQLDHTQIHRAVTSYKTTLSEDFLTLDPVKTIELISIGFGSTILAYSGIESVLQTHKLVENWKTIYKAYIMLGLTVGIFTPLIGTLALAKVENPLDHVDDLITYYSKLVGTNIMAIAVVILASLTLAFAVNTALVGATELISTMADNHKAYWISTTNKFHAHHRIIIFMSVFFSFIVLITQGNQDIVADMYAIGLIATFVINTGTIILYKVIRGSAQTKEYRTGIFRNLILFIVFLSTFIYIVIHKPYGTLMWTSVVLFFIIAGNIVTRIKTTEEEEKMAQIDKYADVLDYIGSLSKDKPIHIYFRRPSENVYEIGENMIYITFFFLRQKRPPKKLFKSHFILPVNAFWGIGYSSKKLLEDINNQYKDKVFNIHFGWPLSSWFERIFTGVMVYNILQLPKQFPNWNFFIEYRAGTYKPKK, from the coding sequence GGTCTTGTTTTTTCTTACAAGAAAAAGAGAATATCTTTATTACACTAAAAAAGGTAAATTATGGTTAGGTTTCGCCGGAGTTGCGGTTATTACCATGATGGACGAGCTCACCAGCATATTTTATGCACCTGGTGAGGCTTTTAGATTTATAGGTTATAAGTCCATTACATATCTTTCGCTCACATCGCTATTGATATTTTTATACTCTCTTACCATGACCGAAATAGCTGAGATACTTGAAAACAACAAGATAAAAGGAGGAGGGGTCTATAGCTTTTCCTATTTTGTATTTGGTGCTACAGCGTCTTTTATAGCGGCAGGCTCTATTATAGTAGACTATGTAAATACAGCTGTTATTTCTTCAATAAGTGCTGTGGAGAATTTAAACTTTTTTTTTCATTGGCCACTTATATTTAAGCTTGGTTTAGAGCTTCTGATAATATGGTTGATAGCGGGTTTAAATCTCGTAGGGGCAAGAGAAAATGCAAAAGTAACATACGTTTTGTTTGGGATAACAGCTTACGTGCTTTCAATTTTGGCTTTTTTAGGTATATCTCAGTTAGACCATACTCAAATTCATAGAGCTGTAACATCTTATAAAACAACACTTTCGGAAGATTTCTTAACTTTAGATCCTGTAAAGACTATAGAACTTATATCCATTGGATTTGGATCAACGATTTTGGCTTACTCTGGTATAGAATCCGTGCTTCAAACCCACAAGTTGGTGGAAAATTGGAAAACTATATATAAAGCTTATATTATGCTTGGGTTAACAGTAGGGATATTTACACCTTTAATAGGCACATTAGCTTTGGCAAAGGTAGAAAATCCATTGGATCATGTGGATGATCTTATAACTTACTACTCTAAACTAGTGGGAACAAATATAATGGCTATAGCGGTTGTTATACTTGCTTCCTTGACCCTTGCTTTTGCTGTAAATACTGCCTTGGTAGGTGCTACAGAATTAATATCTACAATGGCTGATAATCATAAAGCTTATTGGATATCTACCACCAACAAGTTTCACGCTCATCACCGCATCATAATCTTTATGAGCGTATTTTTCTCATTTATAGTGCTAATCACTCAGGGAAACCAAGATATAGTTGCCGATATGTACGCCATAGGGCTTATAGCAACGTTTGTTATAAACACAGGTACTATAATACTTTATAAAGTTATAAGAGGAAGCGCACAAACCAAAGAATACAGAACTGGTATATTTAGAAATTTAATACTATTTATAGTGTTTTTATCAACATTTATTTATATAGTCATTCACAAGCCTTACGGTACTCTTATGTGGACGTCTGTGGTGTTATTTTTCATCATAGCTGGAAATATTGTAACTCGTATTAAAACCACCGAAGAAGAAGAAAAGATGGCCCAGATAGATAAATATGCTGATGTATTAGATTATATAGGTTCTTTGTCGAAAGATAAGCCAATTCATATATATTTTAGAAGACCTTCTGAAAATGTATACGAGATAGGTGAAAATATGATATATATAACATTTTTCTTTCTGAGACAAAAAAGGCCACCTAAAAAACTTTTTAAAAGCCATTTTATATTGCCAGTAAATGCTTTTTGGGGGATAGGCTATAGCTCTAAAAAACTTTTAGAGGATATAAACAATCAGTATAAAGATAAAGTTTTCAACATACATTTTGGATGGCCTTTGTCTTCTTGGTTTGAGCGTATATTTACAGGCGTTATGGTATACAACATATTACAATTGCCAAAACAATTTCCAAATTGGAACTTTTTTATAGAATATAGAGCCGGTACTTATAAACCGAAAAAATGA